In one window of Dokdonia sp. PRO95 DNA:
- a CDS encoding DUF4268 domain-containing protein — translation MFTREESKEIRKQFWIFFGKRYPRKWMLYNTGVKDLNLKFDFDNDKALVSIDSESRDEIDRTYYFDKILSLKNLLLDEVSQNIIFDSNYILESGKLISRAYIKLEGVNIHNKNHWPQVFEFMFENMDKLEIFYLEYQDFIKS, via the coding sequence ATGTTCACAAGAGAAGAGTCTAAAGAAATAAGAAAACAATTTTGGATTTTCTTCGGAAAGAGATATCCTAGGAAGTGGATGTTATATAATACTGGAGTAAAAGATTTAAATCTCAAGTTTGATTTTGATAATGACAAAGCCTTAGTCTCTATAGATTCAGAATCTCGTGATGAAATAGACAGAACTTATTATTTCGATAAAATATTGAGTCTTAAAAACCTACTTCTGGACGAAGTTTCTCAAAATATTATTTTTGATTCAAACTATATTCTGGAAAGCGGAAAGCTCATCTCAAGAGCATATATTAAATTAGAGGGTGTCAACATTCATAATAAGAATCACTGGCCACAGGTTTTTGAGTTTATGTTTGAAAACATGGACAAATTAGAAATCTTCTACTTGGAATATCAGGATTTTATAAAATCATAA
- a CDS encoding ATP-binding cassette domain-containing protein: MSAPVLELSHAAIYQRENLILSEVNVTIEPGDFVYLIGKTGSGKSSFMKTLYGDLPLTEGKGNIVGVDLNGLKEKNIPFLRRKLGVVFQDFKLLNDRTVIDNLKFVLKATGWKDKTAMEAKIDAVLDKVGMKSKGFKYPYQLSGGEQQRIAIARALLNDPELILADEPTGNLDPQTSVEVMEVLQEINKNGNTILMATHDYALLLKYPSKTLKCDGNKVFEVVQKTV; encoded by the coding sequence ATGTCTGCACCAGTTCTCGAACTTTCACACGCCGCAATTTACCAACGAGAAAACCTCATTCTCTCTGAAGTAAATGTTACTATAGAGCCAGGTGACTTTGTGTACCTCATAGGTAAAACGGGTTCTGGAAAAAGTAGTTTTATGAAAACGCTTTACGGTGACCTCCCACTTACAGAGGGTAAAGGAAACATAGTAGGCGTAGACCTTAACGGACTTAAAGAAAAGAATATTCCTTTCTTACGTCGTAAGCTGGGCGTTGTTTTTCAAGATTTTAAATTGCTTAATGACCGTACGGTAATAGATAATTTAAAATTTGTACTCAAGGCTACCGGCTGGAAAGATAAAACAGCTATGGAGGCAAAAATAGATGCCGTTCTGGATAAAGTAGGGATGAAAAGTAAAGGTTTTAAATATCCTTACCAGCTATCTGGCGGTGAGCAGCAACGTATCGCCATTGCTCGTGCTTTGCTCAATGACCCAGAACTTATTCTGGCAGATGAGCCTACAGGTAATCTAGATCCACAAACGAGTGTAGAGGTGATGGAAGTATTGCAGGAGATTAATAAAAACGGCAATACCATTCTTATGGCAACACACGACTATGCGCTTTTACTTAAATACCCTTCTAAGACATTAAAGTGTGATGGTAACAAGGTTTTTGAGGTTGTACAAAAGACAGTATAA
- a CDS encoding DapH/DapD/GlmU-related protein — translation MSSLGNILQSFRIWKYKLLSQTTYVDGKPMLFQPAQLNGKGVIRFRESVQIGVINSPSFYNTYAYIEARKEGSEIVFGNNVAINNNFCAIANEGTIVIGDDTTIGLNCSIYNCNFHSLDPTRRRSDAGPSAAVTIGENVFIGNNVSIWKGVSIGDNAVIAAGSVVTSSVAAGVTFS, via the coding sequence ATGAGTAGCCTAGGTAACATATTGCAATCATTTAGAATCTGGAAGTACAAGTTGCTCTCACAGACTACCTATGTAGACGGTAAACCTATGCTTTTTCAACCCGCACAACTTAATGGGAAGGGTGTGATACGCTTTCGCGAAAGCGTACAAATAGGTGTCATTAATTCTCCGTCATTTTATAATACCTATGCTTATATCGAGGCAAGAAAGGAGGGAAGTGAGATTGTTTTTGGGAACAACGTTGCGATAAATAATAATTTTTGTGCCATAGCAAATGAGGGAACGATAGTGATAGGAGATGATACAACAATAGGGCTTAATTGCTCAATTTATAATTGTAATTTTCACAGTCTTGACCCCACCAGACGCCGAAGCGATGCTGGACCAAGTGCCGCAGTAACGATAGGTGAAAATGTATTTATAGGTAATAACGTGAGCATCTGGAAAGGCGTGTCAATAGGTGATAATGCCGTGATTGCTGCTGGAAGTGTTGTGACATCATCGGTAGCTGCGGGAGTTACATTCTCTTAG
- a CDS encoding glycosyltransferase: protein MLSILIPTYNTDITALVTSLLDQTREAGVVYELIFCEDASTLYQEQNSALTAQPNVCALINKTNLGRTATRSKLAKNAQYDWLLFLDADVLIENNQFIKNYLTAIPSDDSIIVGGTSYVDIPPKNKELRWKYGIKREAKSDEIRMENPSYIISQNILVKKEVFLSLNIVESRRYGLDNIFSYQIYHQKITVLHIDNPIVHTGLEENLIFLDKSIQAIDTLIYYEHNGSISRDFTSLQQAYQKLRKLRLDIVYPTIFSLFKLGIQNNIVSNRPSLFLFDLFRLNYYIKSRKNA, encoded by the coding sequence ATGCTTTCCATTCTTATCCCGACATATAATACAGACATTACTGCACTTGTCACATCACTTCTTGATCAGACACGAGAGGCAGGAGTAGTCTATGAACTTATTTTTTGTGAGGATGCCTCAACTTTATACCAAGAACAAAATAGTGCACTCACCGCACAACCCAACGTATGCGCACTTATAAATAAAACCAACCTAGGAAGAACAGCCACGCGGTCAAAGCTTGCCAAAAACGCACAGTATGACTGGCTTCTCTTTCTTGATGCAGATGTTCTCATTGAGAATAACCAATTTATCAAAAACTACCTGACGGCCATACCAAGTGACGACTCTATCATAGTAGGTGGTACTTCATATGTAGACATACCACCAAAAAATAAAGAGCTACGCTGGAAATACGGTATAAAACGAGAAGCAAAAAGTGATGAAATACGAATGGAAAACCCATCGTATATTATATCTCAAAATATACTTGTAAAAAAAGAAGTATTCTTAAGTCTAAACATTGTAGAGAGCAGGCGCTACGGACTTGACAATATATTCTCTTACCAGATTTATCATCAAAAAATTACTGTTTTACACATAGATAATCCTATTGTACATACCGGTCTTGAAGAGAATTTGATATTTCTAGACAAGTCAATACAGGCTATTGACACACTCATATATTATGAGCATAACGGGAGTATAAGCCGAGACTTCACATCATTACAACAAGCGTATCAAAAATTAAGAAAACTCCGTCTAGACATTGTATACCCTACAATTTTCAGCCTCTTTAAATTAGGCATACAAAACAACATCGTGAGTAATAGACCTTCGTTATTTCTATTTGACTTATTCAGGCTCAACTACTATATAAAAAGTCGAAAAAATGCCTAA
- a CDS encoding ZIP family metal transporter has protein sequence MLAIILPIIAVIIGFTIALIFKPVVNNSIKLLLSFSGAFLLSVIIFEFLPEVYSESTNNVGIYIMAGLLVQILLEFGSKGAEHGHMHHQDEGSFPFLLFISLCLHSIIEGFPIADNQDLLYGVVIHKIPIAIIISAFLFNSKMSNINTIIFLIIFGLMTPAGAFLRSQLKFLQEYSNYVNAFVVGVLLHVSTTILFESSKNHQFNASKLAVIFLGIIIAYFL, from the coding sequence TTGTTAGCAATTATCTTACCCATTATCGCAGTTATTATTGGATTCACTATTGCGCTTATTTTTAAGCCTGTAGTAAATAACAGCATCAAGCTTTTGCTTTCATTTAGCGGCGCTTTTCTATTATCGGTTATCATATTTGAATTTCTACCCGAAGTTTATAGTGAAAGCACTAACAATGTGGGAATCTACATTATGGCCGGATTACTTGTTCAAATACTGTTAGAATTTGGTTCTAAAGGCGCAGAACACGGACACATGCATCATCAAGATGAAGGAAGCTTCCCTTTCTTATTATTCATCAGTTTGTGTTTACATTCTATAATTGAAGGCTTCCCCATTGCAGATAATCAAGATTTACTTTATGGAGTGGTCATTCACAAGATTCCTATTGCGATTATCATCTCAGCATTCTTGTTTAATTCCAAAATGAGCAACATTAACACAATTATATTCTTAATCATCTTTGGACTAATGACACCTGCAGGAGCATTTTTAAGATCTCAATTAAAATTTCTTCAAGAATATAGCAATTATGTAAATGCCTTTGTAGTAGGCGTATTGTTACACGTATCTACTACCATCCTATTTGAATCGTCAAAAAATCATCAATTTAATGCATCAAAACTAGCAGTAATATTTCTAGGTATAATAATAGCATATTTTCTATAA
- a CDS encoding glycosyltransferase — MPKDTHKKIALVTISLSGGGAERSTAFLSQVLTCLGHTVHIICIRDGVSYPYEGTLFNLGADKREDDGLITKYKHLKRLKNYLHNEQFDLIIDSRSRSSALKEWVYTKYIYKAQRVLYMVRSARLETYFPAPDMLAKWFYGKSHFVGVSKSIAAKIKAKYGFKHIHQMYNPIPKMTFGESNVSLPETYLLGYGRLVDDVKNFSLMISAFAKANLKLPLVIMGDGPDAKKLATLSKSLGINDKVIFIGHQSNPAPVVERALCTLLTSHYEGFPMVLVESLALGTPVISVDCDSGPKEIVQNGINGILLANYDEVALSTAIRTFVLDGELASRCQKNAQKSVKHLAAEHIALDWKKLLDSL; from the coding sequence TTGCCGAAAGATACTCATAAAAAAATTGCACTTGTTACAATCTCCCTATCTGGGGGTGGAGCAGAGCGGTCTACGGCATTTTTATCACAAGTACTCACATGTCTTGGGCATACGGTACACATCATCTGTATAAGAGATGGAGTTTCTTATCCCTATGAAGGAACATTATTTAATCTAGGAGCAGATAAGCGTGAGGACGACGGCCTAATTACAAAGTATAAGCACCTCAAAAGATTAAAGAATTACTTACATAATGAGCAGTTTGATCTTATTATAGATAGCAGGTCTCGATCTTCTGCCTTAAAAGAATGGGTATATACAAAGTACATTTATAAAGCCCAAAGGGTACTTTATATGGTGCGAAGTGCTCGATTAGAAACATATTTTCCAGCACCAGATATGCTTGCAAAATGGTTTTATGGTAAGAGTCACTTTGTAGGAGTTTCAAAAAGTATTGCTGCAAAAATTAAAGCGAAATACGGCTTTAAGCATATTCACCAGATGTATAATCCTATCCCAAAAATGACTTTTGGCGAGAGCAATGTAAGCCTTCCAGAGACGTATCTTTTAGGATATGGACGACTGGTAGATGATGTGAAGAACTTTAGTTTGATGATTTCCGCTTTCGCGAAAGCAAACTTAAAACTACCTCTAGTGATTATGGGGGATGGTCCAGATGCCAAAAAGCTAGCAACACTCTCAAAATCTCTGGGAATAAATGATAAAGTCATCTTTATAGGGCATCAATCTAATCCCGCGCCTGTAGTGGAGCGAGCCTTGTGCACCTTACTCACTAGTCATTACGAAGGCTTCCCAATGGTACTTGTAGAGTCACTAGCACTAGGTACTCCGGTTATAAGTGTGGATTGTGACTCAGGACCAAAAGAAATTGTGCAAAACGGTATAAACGGTATACTATTAGCAAATTATGATGAGGTGGCTTTAAGTACCGCCATTCGCACATTTGTGCTGGATGGCGAGCTTGCCAGTAGATGTCAAAAAAATGCGCAAAAAAGTGTAAAACATCTAGCAGCAGAACACATTGCTCTAGACTGGAAAAAATTACTAGATAGCTTATGA
- the rpmI gene encoding 50S ribosomal protein L35, with amino-acid sequence MPKMKTKSSAKKRFKLTGTGKIKRKHAFKSHILTKKSKKRKLALTHDGLVHDADTSNVKLMLNLK; translated from the coding sequence ATGCCTAAAATGAAAACAAAATCCAGTGCTAAGAAGCGTTTCAAGCTTACCGGAACTGGTAAAATCAAAAGAAAGCACGCTTTTAAGAGTCACATTTTGACTAAAAAATCTAAAAAGCGTAAGCTTGCGTTGACGCATGACGGCCTTGTGCACGATGCAGATACGAGTAATGTTAAATTGATGCTTAATCTTAAGTAA
- the infC gene encoding translation initiation factor IF-3, which produces MKEDQHKINQKIRAKEVRLVGDNVEVGIYPIQKAQALAAELELDLVEISPNAAPPVCKIIDYKKFVYEQKKREKIMKAKASKVIIKEIRFGPQTDDHDYEFKKKHAEKFLKEGAKLKAYVFFKGRSIIYKDQGEILLLRLAQELEELGKVEQLPRLEGKRMTMFIAPKKK; this is translated from the coding sequence ATTAAGGAAGACCAACACAAAATCAACCAAAAGATACGTGCCAAAGAAGTACGCCTTGTGGGAGATAACGTGGAAGTAGGGATTTACCCTATCCAAAAAGCACAAGCACTAGCAGCAGAATTAGAGCTAGATCTTGTAGAGATATCACCTAATGCTGCACCGCCAGTTTGTAAAATTATAGACTATAAAAAGTTTGTATATGAGCAAAAGAAGCGCGAGAAGATAATGAAGGCAAAAGCCTCAAAAGTGATTATCAAAGAAATACGTTTTGGTCCGCAAACAGACGATCACGATTACGAATTTAAAAAGAAGCATGCAGAGAAGTTCCTTAAAGAAGGAGCAAAACTTAAAGCATATGTTTTCTTTAAAGGTCGTTCTATCATCTATAAGGATCAAGGAGAGATACTACTTTTAAGGCTAGCTCAAGAGCTAGAAGAATTAGGAAAAGTAGAACAACTCCCGAGACTAGAAGGAAAGCGTATGACAATGTTCATCGCTCCTAAGAAAAAATAA
- a CDS encoding glycosyltransferase yields MRILLVGEYSRLHNSLKEGLTALGHEVTLVGSGDGFKKFPVDITLERGYTSGWKKKLKLSILKLTGIDISEKSLRNHFTKLKPQLSGYDVVQLINESSFNTTPSLELEIAQYLKTHNKKLFLLSCGTDHISVTHAFTDELPYTIATPYKEGKLTKTSFAPALKYLAPAYKKLHTALYKLVDGVIATDLDYHFPLKIHRLYKGLIPNPINIDKIPKQEIAFTYPITIFHGINRNNYYKKGNDLFEQALAIISKKYNEKVNIITTENLPYDEYITAYNKAHIVLDQVYAHDQGYNALESMAKGKVVFTGAGTHFKAQYQLDKTVAIDATPDVNEIVANLEKLIASPALLEEISENAHHFIKTHHHYTKVAQQYLKTWQAT; encoded by the coding sequence ATGCGCATCTTACTCGTAGGCGAATACAGCCGACTTCATAATTCTCTCAAAGAAGGTCTCACCGCATTAGGTCACGAGGTTACCCTTGTGGGTTCTGGCGATGGTTTTAAAAAGTTTCCCGTAGACATCACACTAGAAAGAGGTTATACCTCTGGCTGGAAAAAGAAGCTAAAACTGAGCATTCTTAAATTAACCGGCATTGATATTTCAGAAAAATCACTGCGTAACCACTTTACAAAATTAAAACCTCAACTTTCTGGTTATGACGTGGTGCAACTTATTAATGAATCTAGTTTTAACACCACGCCGTCATTAGAACTTGAGATAGCCCAGTATCTCAAAACGCATAATAAAAAACTCTTTCTCCTCTCTTGCGGTACAGATCACATAAGTGTTACCCACGCTTTTACAGACGAGTTGCCATACACAATTGCCACACCCTATAAGGAAGGTAAACTCACAAAAACATCGTTTGCCCCAGCGCTCAAGTACCTAGCACCCGCTTATAAAAAATTACACACGGCACTATATAAGCTTGTAGATGGTGTGATTGCTACAGATCTTGATTATCATTTCCCTCTTAAAATTCATCGTTTATACAAAGGGCTCATCCCAAACCCTATTAACATAGATAAGATACCTAAGCAGGAGATTGCATTTACGTATCCTATTACCATCTTTCACGGGATTAATAGAAATAACTATTACAAAAAAGGAAATGACCTTTTTGAACAGGCGCTTGCTATTATAAGCAAGAAATACAACGAGAAGGTAAACATCATCACCACAGAAAATCTACCGTATGATGAATATATTACCGCTTATAATAAAGCACATATTGTGCTAGATCAAGTTTATGCCCACGATCAAGGTTACAATGCGCTGGAGTCTATGGCAAAAGGTAAGGTGGTCTTTACTGGTGCTGGCACACATTTTAAAGCGCAATATCAATTAGATAAAACGGTGGCAATAGATGCGACACCAGATGTAAATGAAATTGTGGCAAATCTAGAAAAGCTCATAGCGTCACCTGCGCTTCTTGAAGAGATAAGTGAGAACGCACATCACTTTATAAAAACCCATCACCACTACACAAAAGTCGCCCAGCAATATCTTAAGACCTGGCAAGCTACATAA
- a CDS encoding FdtA/QdtA family cupin domain-containing protein has translation MKNLIEIPRITDPRGNLAVIEKEVLPYAIKRVYYLHDVPSGAYRGGHAHKECKELLIAVSGSFEVVLDNGKEKERVMLNKPNQGLLIDVNIWRELENFSSGAVCLVLASHEYDEDDYIRNYETYKSLKS, from the coding sequence ATGAAAAACCTTATAGAAATACCAAGAATTACAGATCCTAGAGGTAATCTAGCCGTGATAGAAAAAGAGGTGTTACCTTATGCTATAAAGCGTGTTTATTATCTTCACGATGTGCCTAGTGGAGCATATAGAGGAGGTCACGCTCATAAGGAGTGTAAGGAGTTGCTCATTGCTGTAAGTGGGAGTTTTGAAGTAGTGCTTGATAATGGAAAAGAAAAGGAGCGTGTAATGCTTAATAAGCCTAATCAAGGCTTGCTTATAGATGTAAATATTTGGCGAGAGTTAGAAAACTTTTCTTCTGGAGCAGTATGTCTCGTGCTGGCATCTCACGAGTATGATGAAGATGATTATATACGTAACTATGAGACTTACAAGTCTCTAAAAAGCTGA
- a CDS encoding glycosyltransferase family 2 protein — protein MPKFSVVITVYNKASFVEETIESVLKQSIQDFEIIVVNDGSTDGSDVIIKSIASEKITYLPLAENVGAGAARNIGIKSARGSFIALLDGDDLWVPSYLAEITALINVYPEHYVFATAVLKEHKNSTRPNSYSFENPDNKPFLDLDYFTSSYKNTLLTSSSTVFHRSVCEDVGYFNEKIKSGQDTDLWIRIGLQYRIAFSTKACATYRYAPQSLYKGTRSVKDRPDYLAYLEEEKTNNGLKRFIDLNRYSLIIRARLWGQEKEVNTYLEHLDINNLNNKQRFLLSLPTYALRLAFKSQSLLERAGLKLSAF, from the coding sequence ATGCCTAAATTCTCTGTGGTCATTACGGTATATAACAAAGCCTCTTTTGTAGAGGAGACCATAGAGAGTGTACTAAAGCAAAGCATTCAAGACTTTGAAATTATAGTAGTAAACGATGGCTCTACAGATGGTAGTGATGTTATCATAAAATCTATAGCCTCAGAAAAGATTACATATCTCCCGCTTGCAGAAAATGTAGGAGCAGGTGCTGCACGCAACATAGGTATAAAATCTGCCAGAGGATCGTTTATCGCACTGCTAGATGGTGATGATTTATGGGTTCCCTCCTACCTAGCAGAAATCACAGCTCTTATTAATGTATATCCCGAGCACTACGTATTTGCAACAGCCGTACTTAAAGAACATAAAAACTCAACAAGACCTAACAGTTATAGCTTTGAAAATCCAGATAACAAACCTTTTCTAGACCTTGATTACTTTACAAGCAGTTATAAAAACACACTTCTTACAAGCAGCTCAACAGTTTTTCACCGTTCTGTATGTGAGGATGTAGGCTATTTTAATGAAAAGATAAAAAGCGGTCAAGATACCGACTTGTGGATACGCATAGGTTTACAATACAGAATAGCCTTTAGCACGAAAGCGTGTGCAACCTATCGCTATGCGCCACAAAGCCTTTATAAAGGGACTCGCTCTGTAAAAGATAGACCAGACTATCTAGCATATTTAGAAGAAGAAAAAACAAACAACGGACTCAAAAGATTCATAGATCTCAATAGGTACTCGCTCATCATAAGAGCGCGACTTTGGGGTCAAGAGAAAGAAGTAAACACCTATCTAGAGCATCTTGATATAAATAACCTTAATAATAAACAACGATTTTTATTAAGTCTACCCACCTACGCCTTACGTCTTGCTTTTAAGAGTCAAAGCTTGCTTGAAAGAGCTGGACTCAAACTCTCAGCTTTTTAG
- the rplT gene encoding 50S ribosomal protein L20, with product MPRSVNSVAKRARRKKVMKQAKGYFGRRKNVWTVAKNAVDKAMSYAYRDRRQNKRNFRSLWITRINAGARMHGMSYSQFMGKVKANGIELNRKVLADLAMNHPEAFEAVINKVK from the coding sequence ATGCCTAGATCAGTAAATTCAGTTGCTAAAAGAGCCCGTAGAAAAAAGGTGATGAAGCAAGCCAAAGGTTACTTTGGAAGACGTAAAAACGTTTGGACAGTAGCTAAAAATGCAGTAGACAAAGCAATGTCTTATGCATATAGAGACCGTCGTCAGAATAAAAGAAATTTCCGTTCATTATGGATTACTCGTATTAACGCGGGTGCTCGTATGCACGGTATGTCTTATTCTCAGTTTATGGGGAAAGTAAAAGCAAATGGAATCGAGCTTAACCGTAAGGTGCTTGCAGACCTTGCTATGAACCACCCAGAAGCGTTTGAAGCAGTAATCAATAAAGTAAAATAA
- the thrS gene encoding threonine--tRNA ligase: MINITLPDGNVKQMDNGATPMDVAKSISEGLARNVISAKFNGQTVETSTPLTEDGSITLFTWNDDEGKTAFRHSSSHVLAQAILKLYPGAKLTIGPAIENGFYYDVDLGDQTISDKDFKKIEDKMLEIARGKHDFKMRSVTKQEALDKYKGEGNEFKVELIENLEDGTITFCDHDDFTDLCRGGHIPNTGIIKAVKIMSVAGAYWRGDENKPQLTRVYGTSFPKQKDLKQYLELIEEAKKRDHRKLGKELELFTFSQRVGQGLPLWLPKGAALRERLENFLKDAQKKQGYEMVVSPHIGQKELYETSGHYAKYGADSFQPIETPNEGEEFLLKPMNCPHHCEIYNSRPWSYKELPKRFAEFGTVYRYEQSGELHGLTRVRGFTQDDAHIFCTPNQLDEEFMKVIDLVLYVFGSLGFENFTAQVSLRDPEKPEKYIGADENWIKAENAILNAAKAKGLNYVVETGEAAFYGPKLDFMVKDALGRSWQLGTIQVDYNLPERFELQYKGSDNEMHRPVMIHRAPFGSMERFIAILLEHTGGNFPLWLMPQQVSILTLSEKYEKYAQNVLTLLENHEIRALIDNRGETMGKKIREAEMQKLPFMIIIGEQEENDGTISVRRHGGEDLGSMTIDAFAKMVNAEIASTIKTFEV; the protein is encoded by the coding sequence ATGATCAATATCACTTTGCCAGATGGCAATGTAAAACAGATGGACAATGGAGCTACTCCTATGGACGTCGCAAAAAGCATCAGTGAAGGACTGGCGCGCAATGTAATTTCGGCAAAATTTAATGGGCAAACGGTTGAAACCTCTACCCCACTTACCGAAGATGGTTCGATCACGCTTTTTACCTGGAATGATGATGAAGGAAAGACAGCTTTTCGTCACTCTTCTTCTCACGTACTCGCACAGGCAATTTTAAAATTATACCCTGGAGCAAAGCTTACTATAGGACCAGCTATTGAAAATGGATTCTATTATGATGTTGACTTAGGTGACCAGACTATATCTGACAAAGATTTTAAGAAGATAGAAGATAAGATGCTCGAGATTGCTCGTGGAAAGCATGATTTTAAAATGCGATCTGTAACAAAGCAAGAGGCTCTTGATAAATATAAAGGCGAAGGAAACGAGTTTAAGGTAGAACTCATTGAAAATCTAGAAGATGGTACAATCACCTTCTGTGATCATGATGACTTTACAGATCTATGTCGCGGCGGCCACATTCCTAACACAGGAATTATAAAAGCTGTAAAGATTATGAGCGTTGCTGGCGCATACTGGCGCGGCGACGAAAATAAGCCGCAACTTACTCGCGTTTATGGAACATCTTTCCCAAAACAAAAAGACCTTAAACAATATCTTGAACTTATAGAAGAAGCAAAGAAGCGCGACCACAGAAAGCTAGGTAAAGAACTAGAATTATTTACCTTCTCACAGCGCGTAGGCCAAGGCCTTCCGTTATGGCTACCTAAAGGAGCTGCCCTACGCGAGCGTCTTGAAAACTTCCTTAAGGATGCACAGAAAAAGCAAGGTTATGAGATGGTCGTATCTCCTCATATAGGTCAAAAAGAACTTTATGAAACATCAGGCCATTATGCCAAATACGGAGCAGATAGCTTCCAGCCTATAGAAACACCTAACGAGGGAGAAGAGTTCTTACTTAAACCTATGAACTGCCCTCATCACTGTGAGATATACAATAGCCGCCCATGGAGTTATAAAGAGCTACCTAAACGTTTTGCCGAATTTGGCACCGTGTATCGTTACGAGCAATCAGGAGAACTTCACGGATTAACACGTGTACGCGGCTTCACTCAAGATGACGCCCATATATTCTGTACTCCAAATCAATTGGATGAAGAGTTTATGAAAGTAATAGACTTAGTACTATATGTTTTTGGATCTTTAGGTTTTGAAAACTTTACAGCACAAGTTTCTTTACGTGACCCAGAAAAGCCGGAAAAATATATAGGAGCCGATGAAAACTGGATAAAAGCAGAAAATGCTATCCTTAATGCTGCCAAAGCTAAGGGACTCAATTATGTTGTTGAGACTGGCGAAGCAGCTTTTTACGGGCCTAAACTTGATTTTATGGTTAAGGATGCGCTAGGTCGTAGCTGGCAACTGGGTACTATCCAAGTAGATTACAACTTACCAGAACGTTTTGAACTACAGTATAAAGGCAGTGATAATGAGATGCACCGCCCAGTGATGATACACCGCGCACCCTTTGGAAGCATGGAGCGTTTTATCGCAATTTTACTAGAACACACTGGAGGTAATTTCCCACTTTGGTTAATGCCACAACAAGTTAGTATTTTGACATTGAGTGAGAAATACGAGAAATATGCTCAGAATGTTTTAACTTTGCTTGAAAATCACGAAATTCGCGCACTTATAGATAACCGTGGGGAGACTATGGGTAAAAAAATTCGGGAAGCAGAGATGCAAAAACTTCCGTTTATGATTATCATAGGAGAGCAAGAAGAAAATGATGGCACAATATCTGTAAGAAGACATGGTGGTGAGGATTTAGGCAGTATGACTATAGACGCTTTCGCGAAAATGGTAAATGCCGAGATAGCATCCACAATAAAAACATTTGAAGTTTAA